A window from Zonotrichia albicollis isolate bZonAlb1 unplaced genomic scaffold, bZonAlb1.hap1 Scaffold_104, whole genome shotgun sequence encodes these proteins:
- the LOC141727342 gene encoding kinetochore protein NDC80 homolog isoform X1 — protein MRRSSSIAGSSSRQSMMALRVQDTNKMGLQTPQMKDRSTFGKLSMNKPTSGASERKVSCFGNRVSGAGGSRSSQYGVFGTEKIKDPRPLHDKTFIQQCIKKLCEFLVENAYAHNVSVKSLQSPSVQDFLKIFTFIYKFLCPSYELPDSKFEEEIPKVFKDLGYPFALSKSSMYTVGAPHTWPQIVAALFWLIDCVKLYNAIRENAPSFDDRQSWGGETDDGIVHNKLFMDYCVKCYDLFMKGRDTFEELDAEVQSKLKDLFNIDPFQMESLEAENKRLQEEIARLEKEKESEPDRRVTLRNVKSSLQADVQKYQAYLANMKSHISILDQNLKSVNDEVETAGAEVEAMKQENARLQHILDNQKYSAADIERINHKRNELQQTINKLNKELQAERDQMWNEEIKYARNRDAIEMQLAEYHKLARKLKLIPVSAENSKGHDFKIQFNPDSGPNCLVKYRTQIKVPLMEIINETEEEISKATQRKITLEDTLEQVNVMLEDKKRSVKMLTEEAEKLDDLYQQKLKEIEEEDKKCANELESLKKHKQLLESGVYDGLSEATNELHDHQRQYQVVLLTTTEKKRKIDANLSRLIETVATHIESIVKYLDEQKERIYRDDEEFMPEDQLSNLTSILDSYKKKAESV, from the exons ATGAGGCGAAGCTCAAGTATTGCTGGAAGCAGCAGTCGACAATCTATGATGGCACTGAGAGTGCAGGACACCAACAAGATGGGTCTTCAGACACCTCAGAT GAAGGACAGAAGCACCTTTGGGAAGCTGAGCATGAACAAACCTACATCTGGAGCTTCAGAAAGAAAAGTCAGCTGTTTTGGGAACAG AGTGAGTGGGGCTGGAGGGTCACGCAGCAGCCAGTACGGTGTGTTTGGGACAGAAAAGATAAAGGATCCCAGGCCCCTTCATGACAAGACATTCATCCAACAATGTATCAAAAAGCTTTGTGAG TTCCTTGTTGAGAATGCTTATGCCCACAATGTTTCCGTGAAATCACTACAATCTCCATCAGTTCAGGACTTTTTAAAGATCTTCACCTTTATCTACAAATTCCTCTGCCCTTCTTATGAACTGCCTGACTCAAAATTTGAAGAGGAAATTCCCAAAGTTTTTAAAGACCTTGG GTACCCCTTTGCTCTGTCAAAAAGCTCCATGTACACTGTGGGAGCACCACACACCTGGCCTCAGATTGTGGCAGCTTTGTTTTGGTTAATTGATTGTGTCAAG CTGTACAATGCGATCAGGGAAAATGCACCATCGTTCGATGacagacagagctggggaggagagacaGATGATGGAATTGTACATAATAAG CTTTTCATGGACTACTGTGTGAAGTGCTATGATCTTTTCATGAAAGGGAGAGATACCTTTGAAGAGTTGGATGCTGAAGTCCAGTCAAAATTAA AGGATTTATTTAATATAGATCCATTCCAGATGGAAAGTTTAGAAGCTGAGAACAAAAGACTTCAAGAAGAGATTGCAAgactagaaaaagaaaaggaaagtgagcCG GATCGTAGAGTAACGCTACGAAATGTGAAATCGTCCCTTCAAGCAGACGTCCAGAAATACCAGGCTTATTTGGCTAATATGAAATCTCATATATCCATCCTTgatcaaaacctgaaaagtGTTAATGATGAAGTTGAGACAGCAG GAGCAGAAGTAGAAGCCATGAAGCAGGAGAATGCCCGGCTCCAGCACATCTTAGATAACCAGAAGTACTCAGCTGCAGACATTGAGAGAATAAATCACAAGAGAAATGAGCTGCAGCAAACCATTAACAAGCTGAATAAGGAGCTGCAAGCAGAACGAGATCAGATGTGGAATGAAGAGATAAAATATGCTAGGAATAGAGACGCG ATTGAAATGCAACTGGCAGAGTATCATAAACTGGCTCGAAAGCTGAAATTAATTCCCGTAAGTGCTGAGAATTCCAAAGGCCACGACTTTAAGATTCAGTTCAATCCTGATTCAGGACCAAATTGCCTAGTCAAATACAGAACTCAGATCAAG GTTCCCCTCATGGAGATCATCAACGAGACTGAGGAAGAAATTAGTAAAGCCACTCAACGGAAAATTACTCTGGAAGATACTTTGGAACAG GTGAATGTAATGctagaggacaagaaacgcagTGTGAAAATGCTGACAGAAGAAGCTGAAAAGCTGGATGATCTTTACCAGCAGAAGCTTAAG GAGATAGAAGAAGAAGACAAGAAATGTGCAAATGAACTGGAATCGTTAAAAAAGCATAAACAGTTACTTGAGAGTGGTGTCTATGATGGGCTCAGTGAAGCTACAAATGAATTGCATGATCACCAAAGACA ATATCAAGTCGTTTTGCTAACAACaacagaaaagaagagaaaaattgaTGCTAACTTGAGTCGTCTTATAGAAACAGTTGCTACTCATATAGAATCTATAGTG AAATACCTTGATGAACAGAAGGAGAGAATATACAGAGACGATGAAGAATTCATGCCTGAAGATCAATTGTCAAACTTGACCAGCATCCTAGACAGTTATAAAAAGAAGGCTGAAAGTGTCTAA
- the LOC141727342 gene encoding kinetochore protein NDC80 homolog isoform X2 — protein sequence MRRSSSIAGSSSRQSMMALRVQDTNKMGLQTPQMKDRSTFGKLSMNKPTSGASERKVSCFGNRVSGAGGSRSSQYGVFGTEKIKDPRPLHDKTFIQQCIKKLCEFLVENAYAHNVSVKSLQSPSVQDFLKIFTFIYKFLCPSYELPDSKFEEEIPKVFKDLGYPFALSKSSMYTVGAPHTWPQIVAALFWLIDCVKLYNAIRENAPSFDDRQSWGGETDDGIVHNKLFMDYCVKCYDLFMKGRDTFEELDAEVQSKLKDLFNIDPFQMESLEAENKRLQEEIARLEKEKESEPDRRVTLRNVKSSLQADVQKYQAYLANMKSHISILDQNLKSVNDEVETAGAEVEAMKQENARLQHILDNQKYSAADIERINHKRNELQQTINKLNKELQAERDQMWNEEIKYARNRDAIEMQLAEYHKLARKLKLIPVSAENSKGHDFKIQFNPDSGPNCLVKYRTQIKVPLMEIINETEEEISKATQRKITLEDTLEQVNVMLEDKKRSVKMLTEEAEKLDDLYQQKLKEIEEEDKKCANELESLKKHKQLLESGVYDGLSEATNELHDHQRQNTLMNRRREYTETMKNSCLKINCQT from the exons ATGAGGCGAAGCTCAAGTATTGCTGGAAGCAGCAGTCGACAATCTATGATGGCACTGAGAGTGCAGGACACCAACAAGATGGGTCTTCAGACACCTCAGAT GAAGGACAGAAGCACCTTTGGGAAGCTGAGCATGAACAAACCTACATCTGGAGCTTCAGAAAGAAAAGTCAGCTGTTTTGGGAACAG AGTGAGTGGGGCTGGAGGGTCACGCAGCAGCCAGTACGGTGTGTTTGGGACAGAAAAGATAAAGGATCCCAGGCCCCTTCATGACAAGACATTCATCCAACAATGTATCAAAAAGCTTTGTGAG TTCCTTGTTGAGAATGCTTATGCCCACAATGTTTCCGTGAAATCACTACAATCTCCATCAGTTCAGGACTTTTTAAAGATCTTCACCTTTATCTACAAATTCCTCTGCCCTTCTTATGAACTGCCTGACTCAAAATTTGAAGAGGAAATTCCCAAAGTTTTTAAAGACCTTGG GTACCCCTTTGCTCTGTCAAAAAGCTCCATGTACACTGTGGGAGCACCACACACCTGGCCTCAGATTGTGGCAGCTTTGTTTTGGTTAATTGATTGTGTCAAG CTGTACAATGCGATCAGGGAAAATGCACCATCGTTCGATGacagacagagctggggaggagagacaGATGATGGAATTGTACATAATAAG CTTTTCATGGACTACTGTGTGAAGTGCTATGATCTTTTCATGAAAGGGAGAGATACCTTTGAAGAGTTGGATGCTGAAGTCCAGTCAAAATTAA AGGATTTATTTAATATAGATCCATTCCAGATGGAAAGTTTAGAAGCTGAGAACAAAAGACTTCAAGAAGAGATTGCAAgactagaaaaagaaaaggaaagtgagcCG GATCGTAGAGTAACGCTACGAAATGTGAAATCGTCCCTTCAAGCAGACGTCCAGAAATACCAGGCTTATTTGGCTAATATGAAATCTCATATATCCATCCTTgatcaaaacctgaaaagtGTTAATGATGAAGTTGAGACAGCAG GAGCAGAAGTAGAAGCCATGAAGCAGGAGAATGCCCGGCTCCAGCACATCTTAGATAACCAGAAGTACTCAGCTGCAGACATTGAGAGAATAAATCACAAGAGAAATGAGCTGCAGCAAACCATTAACAAGCTGAATAAGGAGCTGCAAGCAGAACGAGATCAGATGTGGAATGAAGAGATAAAATATGCTAGGAATAGAGACGCG ATTGAAATGCAACTGGCAGAGTATCATAAACTGGCTCGAAAGCTGAAATTAATTCCCGTAAGTGCTGAGAATTCCAAAGGCCACGACTTTAAGATTCAGTTCAATCCTGATTCAGGACCAAATTGCCTAGTCAAATACAGAACTCAGATCAAG GTTCCCCTCATGGAGATCATCAACGAGACTGAGGAAGAAATTAGTAAAGCCACTCAACGGAAAATTACTCTGGAAGATACTTTGGAACAG GTGAATGTAATGctagaggacaagaaacgcagTGTGAAAATGCTGACAGAAGAAGCTGAAAAGCTGGATGATCTTTACCAGCAGAAGCTTAAG GAGATAGAAGAAGAAGACAAGAAATGTGCAAATGAACTGGAATCGTTAAAAAAGCATAAACAGTTACTTGAGAGTGGTGTCTATGATGGGCTCAGTGAAGCTACAAATGAATTGCATGATCACCAAAGACA AAATACCTTGATGAACAGAAGGAGAGAATATACAGAGACGATGAAGAATTCATGCCTGAAGATCAATTGTCAAACTTGA